From Maniola hyperantus chromosome 21, iAphHyp1.2, whole genome shotgun sequence, the proteins below share one genomic window:
- the LOC117992348 gene encoding serine/threonine-protein kinase 40-like has protein sequence MDQEKPGCSVNHGKRTRPLLLQPRPKIPRVAAYVSSTSSSVLKNSKKLSPNSPKKTQVTYNKSDVPAPGTPVPEKLVRKAGPYLLGPKLGPSPVKSIVQCLARKEKTDDFYQIKILTLRNEGQVETQDDRQGKMLLHTEYSLLSLLKDQDGVIHHHGLFKDHALEEVPNPNGPGYIYTGRVRQRLFLVLDSVTAHQFSDKGSELINLQQYVTKVKKVPEKEAVLIFYDIVRVVANLHKTNIVHRDLKLGNIVLNQRTGRVILTNFCLGTHLGSDRDLLKDQRGSPAYISPDVLLCKPYLGKPSDMWALGVVLYTMLYGQFPFCDTSLAQLFSRIQAANYNIPPDGNSVQVTDNTVFLIQRLLVKDPKHRLLADQVLDQLSSIIASYVIVPNPPEDLQVVPDIALDEEKEKEKPATNGSSEIERKPFLTIPDSGERTPNANEELGVFCVPLPDFLALNFPSPTRVTQNSILVHPTTPADTNQNQRQITVQRIGRDARPLHSWEIARYQHMFTNQRSESSRRTERPTDVQNFVSESRSDRPENSRLRALAQRIPRLSNPIVPIPWSERSRLQMDRLDQNYVLQLPVLDVSRISNNNRIMNPAPTHTVNAESVVNNPRPAIDNSDLEYN, from the exons ATGGATCAAGAAAAGCCTGGGTGTAGTGTGAACCATGGTAAACGTACCCGACCTTTGTTACTGCAACCCAGACCGAAGATCCCTAGAGTGGCCGCTTACGTGAGTTCAACGTCCAGCTCGGTCCTAAagaactccaaaaagttaagtCCAAATTCACCTAAGAAAACGCAAGTAACGTACAATAAAAGCGATGTACCTGCGCCAGGCACACCTGTGCCAGAAAAACTAGTTCGTAAGGCGGGACCTTACCTACTAGGGCCTAAACTAGGGCCTAGTCCTGTGAAAAGTATTGTCCAATGTTTAGCAAGGAAGGAAAAGACTGATGACTTTTACCAAATAAAGATATTGACTTTGCGGAATGAAGGGCAGGTGGAAACTCAGGATGACAGGCAGGGGAAGATGCTTTTACACACTGAGTATTCACTTCTGTCCCTGTTGAAAGACCAGGATGGTGTTATTCATCATCATGGACTGTTTAAG GACCATGCATTAGAAGAAGTGCCAAACCCCAACGGGCCAGGGTACATTTACACTGGCCGAGTGAGACAAAGACTGTTCCTAGTTCTAGACAGTGTCACCGCCCACCAGTTCAGTGACAAGGGCAGTGAGCTCATAAACCTGCAGCAGTATGTCACTAAAGTGAAGAAGGTTCCGGAGAAAGAGGCTGTACTGATATTCTATGATATTGTTAGGGTTGTCGCTAATTTGCATAAA acCAACATAGTACACAGAGATCTGAAGTTGGGCAACATAGTATTAAATCAAAGGACAGGAAGGGTTATCTTAACTAATTTCTGTCTTGGAACACATTTAGGTAGCGATAGAGATCTGCTGAAGGATCAGAGAG GTTCGCCAGCCTACATCTCGCCTGACGTGTTATTATGTAAGCCCTACCTCGGCAAGCCCTCAGACATGTGGGCTTTAGGTGTAGTGCTATACACAATGCTGTATGGGCAATTCCCGTTTTGTGACACGAGTCTAGCGCAGCTGTTCAGTCGTATACAGGCTGCCAACTATAATATACCGCC GGATGGGAATTCAGTTCAAGTGACGGACAACACGGTGTTCCTGATACAGAGGCTGCTGGTTAAGGATCCTAAGCACAGATTGCTTGCTGACCAG gttCTAGACCAGCTATCCAGCATCATAGCAAGCTACGTCATAGTTCCCAACCCTCCCGAGGATTTGCAAGTGGTTCCTGACATTGCGCTCGACGAAGAGAAAGAGAAGGAGAAACCTGCCACCAACGGTTCGAGCGAGATAGAAAGAAAACCCTTCCTCACCATTCCTGATAGTGGGGAGAGGACGCCCAACGCCAAT GAGGAACTAGGCGTGTTCTGCGTACCTCTACCAGATTTCCTAGCATTAAACTTCCCATCGCCGACTAGAGTGACCCAGAACAGTATTTTAGTTCACCCAACCACCCCCGCAGACACCAACCAAAACCAACGGCAAATCACCGTCCAGCGCATAGGTAGGGACGCAAGACCTTTGCATTCTTGGGAAATAGCTCGGTACCAACATATGTTTACTAACCAACGTTCGGAAAGCTCTAGAAGGACAGAACGACCGACTGACGTACAGAATTTCGTATCGGAAAGCCGATCAGATCGACCAGAAAATTCTCGACTCCGCGCTTTAGCTCAAAGAATCCCCCGTTTATCCAATCCCATAGTACCGATCCCTTGGTCAGAAAGATCGCGTTTGCAAATGGATAGACTGGATCAGAATTACGTTTTACAGTTGCCCGTTCTAGATGTTTCTAGAATATCCAATAATAATAGGATTATGAATCCAGCGCCGACGCATACGGTTAACGCGGAGTCTGTGGTTAATAATCCACGGCCAGCTATTGATAATTCCGATTTGGAGTATAATTAA
- the Afg3l2 gene encoding LOW QUALITY PROTEIN: mitochondrial inner membrane m-AAA protease component AFG3L2 (The sequence of the model RefSeq protein was modified relative to this genomic sequence to represent the inferred CDS: inserted 2 bases in 2 codons) — protein sequence MWKGLRLTQSQLLKLNFNGHKLQPLGVPALDTVLNQWYEFCKKPPKGFEKYFQPGGGQKQEKKPEKDDSPAPSKSTPPPPKSSSSQDKWNINMFSNTPGGGRGPGRGGYEGQDREKWMMFGAMGVVTLIASIAYFELRYREISWRDFVNLYLNKGSVDKLEVINKKWVRVKLQSGAFENKIIWFAIGSVDSFERNLENAQIEMNVDPPNFVPVIYKTEVEAASLTGMLPTLLIIGFLIYMMRRSADMMGRGGRKGGGLFGGVMESTAKLINPTDIGVKFQDVAGCEEAKIEIMEFVNFLKNPQQYIDLGAKIPKGALLTGPPGTGKTLLAKATAGEANVPFLTVSGSEFLEMFVGVGPSRVRDMFSMARKHAPCILFIDEIDAVGRKRGGRSFGGHSXQENTLNQLLVEMDGXNTTTNVVVLAATNRVDILDKALLRPGRFDRQIFVPAPDIKGRASIFKVHLAPLKTTINRDNLARKMAALTPGFTGADIANVCNEAALIAARELANNITMKNFEQAIERVVAGMEKKSKYFQPDERKIVAYHEAGHAVAGWFLQHADPLLKVSIIPRGKGLGYAQYLPKEQYLYSKEQLFDRMCMTLGGRVSEELFFGRITTGAQDDLKKITQSAYAQIVHYGMNAKVGNVSFEMPQPGEMVIDKPYSEKTAELIDSEVRELINSAHKHTTELLTNHKENIEKVAERLLKQEILSRDDMIELLGPRPFPEKSTYEEFVEGTGSLDEDTTLPEGLKDWNKEKQTTPKSESIPSPASPSK from the exons ATGTGGAAGGGCCTCAGATTAACGCAGTCCCAACTGTTGAAATTAAACTTCAATGGACATAAACTCCAACCTCTCGGAGTGCCAGCGTTGGATACTGTGTTGAACCAGTGGTACGAGTTCTGTAAGAAGCCTCCTAAAGGATTCGAGAAGTATTTCCAACCGGGTGGTGGTCAGAAACAGGAGAAAAAGCCTGAGAAAGATGATTCGCCAGCGCCGTCAAAAAGTACGCCGCCTCCTCCAAAATCGAGCTCGTCACAAGATAAATGGAACATCAATATGTTTTCGAACACCCCCGGAGGCGGCCGAGGCCCCGGCCGTGGCGGTTACGAGGGCCAGGACCGAGAAAAGTGGATGATGTTCGGCGCAATGGGTGTCGTAACGTTAATAGCTTCAATAGCATACTTCGAGCTTAGATATAGAGAGATAAGCTGGAGAGACTtcgttaatttatatttaaataaaggaTCAGTCGATAAACTAGAAGTTATAAACAAAAAATGGGTAAGAGTCAAGTTACAGTCGGGTGCATttgagaataaaattatatGGTTTGCGATTGGCAGTGTAGATTCCTTTGAGAGAAATTTAGAGAATGCACAGATTGAAATGAATGTAGACCCACCGAATTTCGTTCCCGTCATATACAAGACAGAGGTAGAAGCTGCTAGCTTGACAGGTATGCTGCCTACTTTATTAATAATTGGATTTTTAATCTACATGATGAGAAGATCAGCTGATATGATGGGTAGAGGAGGTCGTAAAGGTGGTGGCCTATTTGGTGGAGTAATGGAGTCAACCGCCAAACTTATAAACCCAACGGACATCGGTGTAAAGTTCCAAGACGTAGCAGGTTGTGAGGAAGCTAAAATTGAGATAATGGAGTTTGTAAACTTCCTGAAAAATCCACAGCAGTATATAGATTTGGGCGCTAAGATACCCAAAGGAGCTCTATTAACTGGGCCTCCAGGTACTGGTAAGACATTGCTCGCTAAAGCAACCGCTGGAGAAGCAAATGTGCCATTTCTAACTGTATCAGGCTCTGAATTTCTAGAGATGTTTGTTGGAGTCGGTCCGTCTAGAGTAAGAGACATGTTTTCTATGGCCCGTAAACATGCACCATGTATCTTATTCATTGATGAAATTGATGCTGTCGGTAGAAAGAGGGGCGGACGTAGCTTTGGGGGTCATT GACAGGAAAATACCCTGAATCAACTTCTAGTAGAGATGGATG TTAATACGACGACAAATGTTGTAGTTCTTGCAGCAACAAATAGAGTGGATATCTTGGATAAAGCGTTGCTAAGACCTGGTAGATTCGACAGGCAGATCTTTGTGCCTGCTCCGGATATAAAGGGAAGAGCCTCCATTTTCAAAGTTCATCTGGCACCTCTCAAGACGACAATTAATAGAGACAATTTGGCGCGCAAAATGGCTGCATTGACTCCAG GTTTCACTGGCGCGGACATAGCCAACGTATGCAACGAAGCAGCTCTAATCGCAGCAAGAGAGCTAGCCAACAACATCACAATGAAAAACTTCGAACAAGCCATCGAGAGGGTTGTAGCTGGCATGGAAAAGAAATCGAAGTACTTCCAACCTGATGAGAGAAAGATTGTGGCTTACCACGAAGCTGGGCATGCCGTCGCAGGCTGGTTCTTACAACACGCGGATCCGTTACTAAAAGTCTCGATCATACCAAGAGGCAAAGGGCTAGGATACGCCCAGTATTTACCAAAAGAACAGTATTTGTATAGCAAAGAACAGCTCTTTGACAGAATGTGTATGACATTAGGAGGCCGAGTAAGCGAAGAGCTTTTCTTCGGCAGAATAACAACAGGAGCACAAGACGACTTGAAAAAGATAACCCAAAGCGCTTACGCCCAAATAGTACATTACGGAATGAATGCTAAAGTTGGCAATGTTTCCTTTGAAATGCCGCAACCAGGAGAAATGGTTATAGATAAACCGTACTCGGAAAAAACTGCGGAGTTAATCGATTCCGAAGTGAGAGAATTAATAAATTCCGCGCACAAACATACAACGGAATTATTGACAAATCATAAGGAAAATATCGAAAAAGTGGCTGAGAGACTTTTGAAACAAGAAATTTTGAGTAGAGATGACATGATCGAGCTTTTAGGACCAAGACCCTTCCCTGAAAAGAGTACTTACGAAGAATTCGTTGAAGGTACAGGTTCTTTAGACGAGGATACCACACTACCCGAAGGTCTCAAAGATTGGAACAAAGAAAAGCAGACCACGCCAAAGTCTGAAAGTATACCATCCCCCGCAAGTCCCAGTAAATAA
- the Taf3 gene encoding LOW QUALITY PROTEIN: transcription initiation factor TFIID subunit 3 (The sequence of the model RefSeq protein was modified relative to this genomic sequence to represent the inferred CDS: inserted 15 bases in 11 codons; deleted 18 bases in 17 codons; substituted 1 base at 1 genomic stop codon) produces MSEAYAREILRRNVAQICQTIGWNGINSTPLDILVHVFGKYICTLGTQANRYAEQFNRTEPNLHDLGLVFRDLHIQLPELAEYTQCATVPPPVRTEKFPKPKESNLNFLKPGSYEVVTRPMHVHEHLPPMYPEKERDTPAVAGTVEIRQNGIDSXIETNATCTSPEISVSDSPEKSKDIFKRPIDPVSLPXSKKPRLRLDEEERTREISSVMXTMSGFLSPAREGKLPEARPPTIVSDRHDKHRANSHHSNAMKVPLLDKSDKKSKKNKLLNGKIMKSKRKDKSHKGESSKSRDSNKLNKHPPGYSIKSKDVHPTLHNHVTMPAPRMMPPVKAPIAPPAAPAPLPPPVVPMPEPLRPVIKQEPIELFLLLFPPIRRTRHLEFAEDAIPVPRKIPIQXSPLASNSLPLHKPQPATNSLIPEVEIKKEXIEEEEKLASQPDRSKSNILKEYRTKSKEDKNTPEVVPEKLHPLSDAMISRIQNSAPESKSENIRVKSVESIMNNNNSXPVNLSREIDIRSHEVISIDDDSLDMHPMPQFRPLQLNPDPQYSIDQQIPAYPSPKTWPGVSPSKEGKKHREKKDKASKIESKLKKQQQQLQAFQMVQMAEKKKMKLGNEKPPKPNRPKKEPNLSQMHPGFPFFQPCRTVEGLMXPDPGLIPSDLFANLANNPALRGLPPPNLLTNPFALGSAGPGLIPGPSFLPGGLGPGIPNHLMQMGNFPHTSRSSSVKFPQMLRRPSLEVIPVDNEEERXMHKSPMIGRDKDRHDKHKSPTIXNILQKQKLKNKDHKASLYKMPPVQPDITIELNPPKTEPVRPEPPRVPPAARSAPSPKIEEPAPIPVPTPVPKPEPEKVAIPDDHKKKNPIIWKSKKDKSHKKEKRDKDGLKVKKKKDKKDKNKDKAEKKKDKEERHELKDKIKKEKKEKKKEKVADGLVPKLTLKLSSSNSNSPMPPSSPDIFNLNIKPVVKKEEDDASSXRKSRMSREHSRSPELAQISALVTRPPKQKHSKHNHIADAERRXSPPPASPSRKNRPPSSHSKLRRSCLSRMSKKTQVDDLDDESVSFRRESVPVAAPAPTPVAVDKPSGPLPTPYYVDEQGNRXLVCPACGRPDNGSPMIVCDGCDGWYHWVGVGITEEPGATEDWFCKSCLAKRAAMVLAGVTSGKKNRPRRPKAEKIRDCH; encoded by the exons ATGTCAGAGGCGTACGCCCGTGAGATACTACGGAGGAATGTTGCGCAAATATGCCAAACTATAGGGTGGAATGGTATAAACTCGACTCCACTCGACATTTTGGTACACGTT TTTGGAAAGTACATATGTACACTGGGCACACAAGCTAACAGATATGCTGAACAATTCAATAGGACTGAACCAAATTTACATGACTTAGGATTAGTGTTTCGTGATTTACATATACAACTTCCCGAGCTAGCGGAGTAC ACACAGTGTGCCACCGTGCCACCACCCGTTAGAACTGAAAAGTTCCCCAAACCGAAG GAGTCTAACTTGAATTTCCTTAAACCTGGCAGT TATGAGGTCGTCACGAGGCCCATGCACGTACATGAGCATTTACCTCCCATGTATCCAGAGAAAGAAAGAGACACACCAGCCGTCGCTGGCACTGTTGAGATCCGTCAAAATGGTATTGATAG CATAGAGACCAATGCCACATGTACGAGCCCTGAAATATCAGTC AGCGACAGTCCCGAGAAATCTAAAGACATATTTAAAAGACCAATCGATCCAGTGTCATTAC ATAGCAAAAAGCCAAGGTTACGACTCGACGAGGAGGAAAGAACTAGGGAAATTAGCAGCGTCA AGACTATGTCTGGTTTCTTGTCGCCCGCCCGAGAAGGTAAACTACCAGAAGCAAGACCACCCACAATAGTTTCAGACAGACATGACAAACACAGAGCAAACTCGCACCATTCGAATGCAATGAAAGTACCGTTGTTAGACAAAAGTGATAAGAAATCTAAgaaaaataagttattaaacGGCAAGATAATGAAGAGTAAAAGGAAAGATAAGAGTCATAAAGGCGAA AGTAGTAAATCTAGGGATAGTAATAAATTGAACAAGCATCCACCAGGATACTCGATAAAGAGTAAAGATGTACATCCGACCCTTCACAATCATGTAACTATGCCTGCGCCGAGGATGATGCCTCCTGTGAAGGCCCCTATTGCCCCTCCAGCAGCTCCTGCACCATTACCACCACCAGTCGTGCCCATGCCGGAGCCTCTGAGGCCTGTCATCAAGCAGGAGCCCATAGAACTCTTCCTCCTCCTCTTC CCACCAATACGTAGAACCCGCCACCTAGAGTTTGCCGAAGATGCAATTCCGGTACCAAGAAAAATACCAATTC AATCGCCACTCGCATCAAACTCCTTACCTTTACATAAGCCACAGCCGGCCACCAATTCTCTCATCCCAGAAGTAGAAATTAAAAAGG TGATTGAGGAAGAGGAAAAACTGGCCTCCCAACCCGACAGATCAAAAagcaatattttaaaagaatatcgAACCAAATCAAAAGAAGACAAAAACACT CCAGAGGTTGTCCCAGAAAAATTGCATCCACTCTCTGATGCTATGATCTCA AGAATACAGAATTCTGCACCTGAATCAAAAAGTGAAAATATTAGAGTTAAAAGTGTAGAGTCTATTATGAACAATAACAATAG CCCTGTAAATTTGTCCCGAGAAATAGATATAAGATCCCATGAAGTCATTAGTATTGACGATGATTCATTAGACATGCACCCCATGCCACAGTTTAGACCTTTACAG CTGAACCCCGACCCACAGTATTCTATCGATCAACAAATCCCTGCATACCCTTCTCCAAAGACTTGGCCGGGTGTGAGTCCAAGCAAAGAAGGAAAGAAACATAGAGAGAAGAAGGACAAAGCATCTAAGATTGAATCGAAGCTTAAGAAGCAGCAACAGCAATTGCAAGCCTTCCAAATGGTGCAAATGGCTGAGAAAAAGAAAATGAAACTGGGTAATGAAAAGCCACCAAAACCAAATAGGCCAAAGAAAGAACCGAACCTATCACAAATGCATCCAGGTTTCCCCTTCTTCCAGCCATGCCGCACGGTCGAGGGATTGAT TCCGGACCCAGGTTTGATACCTAGCGACTTATTTGCTAACTTGGCTAACAACCCAGCTCTCAGAGGTCTGCCGCCTCCAAACTTACTTACCAATCCGTTTGCATTAGGATCAGCAGGACCTGGTCTGATACCGGGGCCGAGCTTCCTGCCAGGCGGTCTGGGACCAGGTATTCCCAACCACCTCATGCAAATGGGC AACTTTCCTCACACGTCTCGATCGTCATCTGTAAAGTTCCCGCAAATGCTCCGTCGCCCTAGTTTGGAGGTAATACCCGTCGACAACGAAGAGGAAA TAATGCATAAGTCGCCCATGATAGGACGTGATAAGGACCGTCACGACAAGCACAAATCGCCGACCA CAAATATTTTACAGaaacaaaaattgaaaaataaagatCATAAAGCTAGCTTGTATAAAATGCCTCCTGTACAGCCTGATATAACGATCGAACTGAATCCTCCCAAGACGGAGCCCGTTCGACCGGAGCCGCCGAGGGTGCCCCCCGCCGCCCGTTCGGCT CCTTCGCCGAAAATAGAAGAGCCCGCGCCGATACCCGTACCGACACCCGTTCCCAAACCTGAGCCAGAAAAAGTCGCGATCCCAGATGATCACAAGAAAAAGAACCCGATAATTTGGAAAAGTAAAAAGGACAAATCCCACAAAAAAGAAAAGAGGGACAAAGACGGTTTGAAAgtcaagaagaaaaaagatAAGAAAGACAAAAACAAGGATAAGGCGGAAAAGAAGAAAGATAAGGAGGAGCGACACGAGCTTAAAGATAAAATCAAAAaggaaaagaaggaaaaaaagaaagaaaaggtcGCCGACGGCTTAGTACCTAAG CTGACGCTTAAATTAAGTTCCTCTAACTCTAATTCTCCAATGCCTCCGAGTTCACCCGATATTTTTAAC TTGAATATAAAGCCTGTTGTTAAAAAGGAGGAGGACGACGCTTCGTCGTGAAGGAAGAGCCGGATGTCGCGGGAGCACAGTCGTTCGCCGGAGTTGGCTCAGATTTCCGCTTTAGTGACGAGACCGCCCAAGCAGAAGCATTCAAAGCATAATCACATAGCAGATGCGGAACGCC TGTCGCCGCCCCCCGCATCTCCGTCGAGGAAGAATCGTCCGCCGTCGAGTCATTCGAAGTTAAGAAGATCTTGTTTAAGCCGAATGTCGAAGAAGACTCAAGTAGACGATTTAGACGACGAGTCGGTTTCGTTTCGGAGG GAATCCGTGCCGGTCGCGGCCCCTGCGCCTACTCCCGTAGCGGTGGACAAACCTAGCGGCCCGCTGCCGACCCCGTACTACGTGGACGAGCAGGGGAACAG TCTGGTGTGCCCCGCATGCGGGCGGCCCGACAACGGCTCGCCCATGATCGTTTGTGACGGCTGCGACGGCTGGTACCACTGGGTGGGCGTGGGGATCACC GAGGAGCCTGGCGCGACGGAGGATTGGTTCTGCAAGTCGTGCTTGGCCAAGCGAGCCGCCATGGTGTTGGCCGGCGTGACTTCCGGCAAAAAAAAC CGGCCGCGAAGGCCGAAAGCAGAAAAAATCAGAGACTGTCATTGA